The Quercus robur chromosome 3, dhQueRobu3.1, whole genome shotgun sequence DNA segment aaaatcttttgggCTATTATTTTTCCAGTTTGCTCTAATTCTAGATATTTAAATACGAgcagcttcatttcaggatctGAAAGGTTCATTTCTAGAtgcaaaaagagaaagaagaaagaaaaaaagtgagtaACTTACACAATCTGATACAGATTCCAGAGAACTGAGTAAGAGTGGTAGGCCTTGGTTGGGTCAAACCAAAGATAAATCCTATGTTCTCTGTCTCCCTTCCCTCCTGTGAACACATTTGTCTGTAAAATGTAGGGCTGTCCTGTCCTGTTCCCCAAGAACTCAAAATCTATTTCATCATGCTCCGAGTTTTGAGATGATAGCTGCAACATAATCAGACAAATACTACaagtttaaaacaaattaaggtgacaaaaaaagaaaaccccaatcttaaaaatgtaaaaaatctgtgttttttcaaccaaattttttttttttccctcacttTCTTTGGAAAAGAGTACAACTTTACAAGACAAAATAAATGCGATGGAAATAACTCACATAGAAGGCAGTAACGGTTCCAGCAGAATCTCCTGGAACCAACTTTATTTGCATACTGAAGTGACCAAACAAGTAAGAACCTTTGGATTGGAAACCAGTAcctttgccaaaaaaaaaaggagaatgtAGGCTAAGATGAAATTTGTACAAGCATTTTAAATCTGAAACGACAGCATCAATATATTTCTGATTCAAAAGAATGCTTGATCTAGCTCATTTTACCGGTGTACTTGTCTAGGTGGAGCTGAATCTCAGAGCCTCCATTGAAGTACTTAATGTGATCAAAAGCCCAAGTGGGCATATAGTTTCTGCCAAATGCGACATCTACAGGCTTCCGTGGAGGAGCTCCCATGGCTCCGGAGACCATAAATAGGAAACCCAGTAACAGAGTCCACACAAAAGAAGCCATTTTTTCCTGCATAATAAGAAACAAAGCTTCTTTTGTTAAAGAAAAGACAGGCACACTTGAGAGGCTTCTAACAATGAAAGAAGGGAAGGAATAAACCAAGACTGCATAGAGCATTACCcagaaagagagtgagagagagagagagagctgtgtGAGTATGTGATGATGAAAAGTGGAGGAGGCAGAGCCCTTTTGTAGAGTCCGATTTTTATCTGCACACTATTTTTAAGTTTCTCGTGCAGATTATTTTTGCACCTTGGACactgtaattattattattattattataataatagcAATTAGTGTATTAGTATTACATATAATCATTAGGCGGTGGTGGAGGTTTAccagtttctaattttctattaaCATTACTGTTTCAGTTTGGGCACAATTGGCCATTTAAAGGCAGCAAAGTAAGGCTATAGCCAAGTTTTTACCTAAGtttgagcttaatttttttttttttttccaaattgagTTTGGGTTGTTCTTAATCTATTTGATTTATATACAGCTTTTGAaactttataaaattaatatatatatatggaattacattaaaaacacaagttttttttttttttttacatatatatatatatatatatatatacaaaatagaaatctaTTTTAGTCTAatctatgtgtatatatatgtgaagtTCTCTCTTAAAAACTTGAACCCCGATTCTTGCACTTCCACActccacaagtacttatacttatggaATGATCATTACGCTAAAAATTTATGGTAGTAACACAAGAGTTTATATACTTGTATAGATTAggttttagtttagtttttttttttttttagtggatttAAATCGCGAACTTATTAAATCGTTTCAATTTCAAATCCTTATCTttattctcaaagaaaaatggagaatTATTGGTAAAACTttgtattataataaatttcaaatttcttattatgACTTTCtcacttaagttttttttttttttcccctaatttCTAAACAAAGTATTCTCTctcaatcttttatttttaataggtgccaaattgattttattcaagTTTCGAGTAAAATgcctgagtttttttttttttttttcctttttttttagtaaaaagtaaaatgtaAAGTATAATCAATAGTTTCGTGTCTTTATTTCGTCTCtttattgttaaaataataaaaacaaataaaggaGACAAActaatacttcttttttttataattcgataATTGAAGATTTACGAAACTTTTGGCCAGAACAAGACTTCAAATTAGAACAATTTCATAAGTTTGAAAAACtctaattaacaaaattaaaaatcaaaatccaaatataAAGCAGTGTATCTCTCTCCCTTGCGGTCATTAAGACATCAAACATGAGTCATGAGAGTGTCGGCTATCAGCATATCATCCATTAGCCATTGCCATTCTCCATCTCTCAGTTTGCACTGAACCTGGGCCCGGTTTGTTTGTTTGGCTATACTTGATGACTCGCTGGTTCGGTGGTTCCTCTTTTATAAGGGTCCGCTCCTTcccttttgtctttttatttgtaGCCTATATTTTCAGCATAACTCATGGGCATAGAATAGATGGATAAAAAAAGTTAGCAGGTATTTGTAATTACACTGCTCATTCATTTATTCAACCATATCATTAAATTCAACTGACATACATAAATTTTCACCGTGAGATGAGACCGCCAATTGCTTAGAATTTGAAGTTCgtattagggaaaaaaaaaaaaaaaaaaaagaagaacaaaagaaataagaacTGGATATTAGAAAATGGTCCAAATTAACCATATGTGGCTTTAATTATCAGGGACAACCCATATAAATTATTTCCCTTTTCCAAATGGACTTCTACAGCCCAGTCCCACCCTTCTCCTGTCCTGCCCttcccccaattttttttcccccttttttagcatttctaagaaagatgctttttttttttttttaatttctgtttTTTCCAACTCTCTTCCAATTAAATTGCTAATCGAATAAGATATATGTGATTTGAATTTAACAtacactaaaaattaatttgtattttgacttgatgataaaaataaaaaaataattatcgaTCAACGGAtactataaattaaaattctataaaGTATGTAAAAGTATTAATCTAATATTCCCTACCGCTAGTGATACAggtaatattatttttcaaaaaaaaaaaaaaaaaaagaggaggtgTGGAAATAGTACCATCATTTATTAATCCGTTGAAGACCTTATGCAACACCTACCCACTAATTTACCTACATGGAAGTGGTTGCATCAGTTGAAATTCTTAAAGACTGCAATActtcaacaaccaaaaataaagtACACCATAAATTATTGACAGTCTTGTTCTGATGAAATTTTTTACCTTTGTACTTACAATAAGTCTATTTTGATAAcacttataagaaaaaaaaaattagtgttgCAAAttattacacaatttttttgccacaaatttAATGTGAGAGTGtaaatggtgaaaaaaaaatgataaatttatatgtaaGTAATAAATAATTACTCATAATCAATCATGTCAGATTTATGACAAAAAGTTATAGAATAGTTTGTAGTCCAAAAACTAAGGTAGGGACTAATCCTTTCACACATTTAACGTACATAGAACTATATATCGACCAAGGGGATCCATAATCCCATAATCTGAATGTGGTGGGGGTCTAGTATTCATTTACCCTCATTGTTTTTAACTCTTGACTCTTGAGTTCAAGTCATGGCAAACTCATCAACACTGGGCCGTAGGTCAATGAGAGGATCTCATGGTATATCTTACCAAAGGATGTGACCTGCCACCATGGTCATACATTTTTTAAgttaccaccaaaaaaaaaaaaaagatctataatcaccaaaatttaataatttttaaatagtgtatatatataattttaagtcttagaataaaaaaagtatattcAGCCtcctaaaattgaaaattttagccTAAAAAATAGAATGCACATCGATCACACTTTGATTAGTggtatcagtttttttttttttttttccttttctttttaattattcaaattattgtGACTGGATTTTTACCTTAATTCAAATCACTGCATATGTGGCACTTTCAATTTGTTGTTTGGGATCCAAAGTTAAAATATTACAACTTTGGGATTCAGATTCCATACATTTTGTTATCTCTGCCTCTACCTTAAATgatttgtttgggtttttttttactagGCAACATGTTAGAAGAACATTAGATATATTATAGAACATAAGGTTGAGCAAGTAAGACTaaagtattttgaaattttgtttattggaaaaatatttgaaggaataaaataataaatattattttaactatTTGATTTGTAGGTGACGAGAAAGCCTACTACATTAATTTTGATTATCTTTTTGTGATTAATATTTTCCaaactatttttcaaaacaaaatggaaTATGGTTTTCTAACAAACTCTTTGATTTTGTAAgttaaagtgaaaatttttcCAATATCTAGTACAAAATCATTCACAAATAATTTTCAGGATTTAAAGAACATATAGTTCGATTTTAATAAATGATTGAGTTGAAATTTAATAAGAAACAAttgttccttcttcttcttctttttttttatttatataatgttCTCATTAAACAAATGTTAGTTTAGactttcatattttattttagagttgaattttattatatatcataTTACTGAGTggtaagcaaaaaaaaaaaaaaaatttgcaacaaaaaatttcattgcaaTAGACTCCAAATTTTTAATGacaattttgataaaataatatatatgattctgcaataaacaatttactGCTTCGATTTgaaataataagttattacttTACAAATCTTGTTGtaatagatttgaaataatggagaaaaataatttagatcAAATTATTGCAGTGATAtattcattttaataaataattatttcatatttgtcattgcaataacttgtaaaataattgatatataATTATTGCAATGAAATGCCATTGCAATaggttgtaaaataattgatatctGGCTATTGCaatgatattttaatatttgtcattgcaatagattgtaaaataatttatatcaagTTATTGCAATAATAACTTAATATTTGTCAAACCTTGCACTCCTAGCAAAACAAGGCTGGCGGTTACAGGCAGGACAAGAGTCACTTGTGTACAAAGTCTTGAAGGCGAAATATTTCCCAAGGAGTGATTTTATCAATGCCTCAATCAGTCACAATCCTTCTTATACATGGCGCAGTATTATGGCGGCACAAAATCTGGTAAAGGAAGGAATAAGGTAGAGAATAGGTAATGGTGCAAACGTTCGGGTGTGGATGGATAAATGGCTGCCTGTGCCATCAACTTACAAAGTAACATCCCCACGGCTATTTATGCATGAAGACACACGGGTCCAAGAACTAATAGATACCTCTACTTTCAGTTGGAAGAAGTCAATAGTTGATACTCTGTTTCTCCCCCACGAAGCTGAAGCGATCAAAGGCATCCCAATAAGCTCTCGGTTTCCTGTGAACAAGCTAATATGGACTGAAATGCAAAATGGCATCTTCAGTGTGAGTAGTGCGTATAAGCTAGCAATGAAGATGGCAGTCAGTGGTGTTTGAGGGGGCAGTTCTATAGCAACTCTCTTAGGCGTTTCTGGAAAAGGATATGGAGCTTGCTGATCCCACATAAGGTCCGTCATTTTGGATGGAAAGCATGTCGTGAAGCCCTACCCACTAAAAGAAATTTGATGAAACGTAAGGTGATACCAGAGGACATGTGCAAGATTTGTAAGGAAGCCTCAGAGACGACTGGGCATGTCTTATGGAGCTGTTTAAAAGCACAGGAGGTTTGGGGTTGTTCCAAGGTGACAGTGCGTGTTGCTAGGACAGAGGGAGTCTCCTTTTTGGATATTATGTGGCAATTGCTAATGATAGATGGGGGTAGTGATGAAGTGGCTGCAAGGGTATCACCCATAGCATGGGCTTTGTGGAACAATAGAAATGAGATGCGGAATGGTGGAGAAAGGAAGTTGGGACAAGGGCTGGTACAGTGGGCGATGGAATACCTTGCCGAGTATGGAGCAACTATGGAACTGACAGATTCAGTGGGACTAGTGGTGGAGCTTCCAGTGAAGTGGACTCCACCAAGAGAGGGGTGGTTTAAGATTAATGTCAATGGAGCCATTTTCTCAAAACAGAAAAGTGTAAGGATCGGGGTGCTGATCACGGATGAGTTGGGGGGAGTAGAAGCTGCTCTGAGTAAAAAGGTTGCTGCTCCTTTAGGCGCTGTGGATGTAGAAGCCAAAGCTCTTAAGGCTGGCCTGATGTTTGCAAGGGATGTGGGTCTTCAAAATGTGGTCTTGGAGGGGGACTCATTAGTTTTAATAAATGCGTTACGTGGGACCTCTTCTCCACTAGCTTCTATAGAACCAATTGTCATGGGTGTAATGGATCTGTGTAGGGAGT contains these protein-coding regions:
- the LOC126718025 gene encoding xyloglucan endotransglucosylase protein 34, with protein sequence MASFVWTLLLGFLFMVSGAMGAPPRKPVDVAFGRNYMPTWAFDHIKYFNGGSEIQLHLDKYTGTGFQSKGSYLFGHFSMQIKLVPGDSAGTVTAFYLSSQNSEHDEIDFEFLGNRTGQPYILQTNVFTGGKGDREHRIYLWFDPTKAYHSYSVLWNLYQIVFFVDDIPIRVFKNCKDLGVKFPFNQPMKIYSSLWNADDWATRGGLEKTDWSKAPFIATYKSFHIDGCEASVEAKFCATQGKRWWDQKEFQDLDSYQYRRLQWVRTKYTIYNYCTDRVRYPTVSPECKRDRDI
- the LOC126719630 gene encoding uncharacterized protein LOC126719630; this encodes MCKICKEASETTGHVLWSCLKAQEVWGCSKVTVRVARTEGVSFLDIMWQLLMIDGGSDEVAARVSPIAWALWNNRNEMRNGGERKLGQGLVQWAMEYLAEYGATMELTDSVGLVVELPVKWTPPREGWFKINVNGAIFSKQKSVRIGVLITDELGGVEAALSKKVAAPLGAVDVEAKALKAGLMFARDVGLQNVVLEGDSLVLINALRGTSSPLASIEPIVMGVMDLCREFRSIAFSHVRRQGNKPAHL